From the Anolis sagrei isolate rAnoSag1 chromosome 12, rAnoSag1.mat, whole genome shotgun sequence genome, one window contains:
- the FERMT3 gene encoding fermitin family homolog 3 encodes MAGLKTATGEYIDDSWELNAFVEDLGPDADPVTLRVSGSMHIGGVMLQIVDKLNLQRDWSDHALWWEQKKLWLLKTNWSLDKYGILADAKLRFTSQHKPVLLSLPNRCTVRVRANFAQPVFRTVADICKVLGIRHYEELSLLWPPEQKDKRKQKEKDGIQAESYDLTGVRLPASAEQQLFRGMPAHFSDSANTEACYRMLSVSQTGITPDQIMRMHRPGSLTEKTQINSRWLDSSRTLLQQEVKENDCLWLRFKYYCFFDLEPKYDTVRINQLYEQARWSVLLEETECTEEEMVVFAALQYRINQLSLNASPAEHSGDAGLDDLDKALASLEVKLEGSSSTPNVLESLTAIPELKDNLRIFRPRKLTLKGYKQYWVVFKETSISYYKSREEALGEPIQQLSLKGCEVVPDVNVSGQKFCIKLLVPSPDGMSEVHLRCADEQQYAHWMAGCRLAAKGKTMADASYPTEVENILSFLKLQRTNPEAPLAPEAEGAQWLVSPRYQKKFKPKQLTPRILEAYQNVAQLSLNDAKMKFIQAWQSLPDFGITYFVVRFKGSRKDEILGIANNRLIRIDLAVGDVVKTWRYSNMRQWNVNWDIRQVAIEFDEHINVAFSCISAGCKIVHEYIGGYIFLSTRSVDRSQTLDEELFHKLTGGHEAL; translated from the exons ATGGCTGGTCTGAAAACGGCGACTGGGGAATACATTGACGACTCTTGGGAGCTCAATGCCTTTGTGGAAGACTTGGGGCCAGATGCCGATCCGGTCACACTCCGGGTCTCGGGCAGCATGCATATCGGAGGCGTCATGCTCCAGATCGTGGATAAGTTAA aTCTCCAGAGGGACTGGTCAGACCACGCCTTGTGGTGGGAACAGAAGAAGCTGTGGCTGCTGAAGACAAACTGGAGCCTGGATAAATATGGGATTTTGGCCGATGCCAAACTCCGCTTCACTTCGCAACACAAACCGGTGCTTCTTTCGCTACCAAACCGATGCACTGTCCGTGTCCGGGCTAACTTTGCCCAACCTGTCTTCCGCACCGTTGCCGATATTTGCAAGGTGCTTG GTATCCGCCATTACGAAGAGCTATCGTTGCTATGGCCTCCAGAACAGAAGGACAAGCggaagcagaaggaaaaggatgGGATCCAGGCAGAAAGCTACGACTTGACTGGAGTTCGGCTGCCAGCAA GTGCAGAACAGCAGCTCTTTCGAGGTATGCCTGCTCACTTCTCGGACAGCGCCAACACAGAGGCCTGCTACCGGATGCTGTCGGTCAGCCAGACTGGGATCACCCCTGACCAGATCATGCGGATGCACCGGCCAGGATCCCTCACTGAGAAGACACAGATCAACAGCAG gTGGCTGGATTCATCACGGACTTTGCTGCAACAGGAAGTCAAGGAGAATGACTGCTTATGGCTACGCTTCAAGTATTACTGTTTCTTTGACTTGGAGCCTAAG TATGACACGGTGCGGATCAACCAGCTCTACGAACAGGCCCGTTGGTCTGTGCTGCTGGAGGAGACGGAGTGCACCGAGGAAgagatggtggtctttgctgctCTGCAG TATCGCATCAATCAGCTGTCCTTGAATGCCAGCCCAGCAGAGCACTCTGGTGACGCGGGCCTTGATGATTTAGACAAGGCTCTTGCCAGTCTAGAGGTCAAGCTTGAAGGATCCTCCTCAACACCCAATGTCCTG GAAAGTCTCACAGCTATCCCTGAGCTGAAGGATAACCTCCGAATATTCAG GCCTCGCAAACTGACCCTGAAGGGCTACAAGCAGTACTGGGTGGTCTTCAAAGAGACCTCCATCTCCTATTACAAGAGCCGCGAGGAAGCACTGGGAGAACCCATTCAGCAACTCAGCCTCAAGG GCTGCGAAGTGGTACCAGATGTCAATGTTTCTGGCCAGAAATTCTGCATCAAGCTCTTGGTGCCTTCTCCAGACGGGATGAGCGAAGTGCACCTGCGTTGTGCGGAC GAGCAGCAGTATGCTCACTGGATGGCGGGTTGCAGGTTGGCAGCGAAGGGCAAGACCATGGCAGACGCCTCGTACCCAACCGAGGTGGAGAACATCCTGTCCTTCCTGAAGCTCCAGCGGACCAACCCAGAGGCACCCCTTGCTCCGGAGGCCGAGGGGGCCCAGTGGCTTGTGTCCCCACGCTACCAGAAGAAGTTCAAACCAAAGCAG TTAACTCCACGTATCTTGGAGGCCTATCAGAATGTGGCCCAGCTCTCTCTCAATGATGCCAAAATGAAATTTATCCAAGCCTGGCAGTCGCTCCCGGATTTTGGAATCACTTACTTCGTAGTCAG ATTCAAGGGCAGCCGGAAGGATGAAATCTTGGGCATTGCCAACAACCGCTTGATCCGCATCGACCTTGCCGTTGGGGATGTGGTGAAGACTTGGCGGTACAGCAACATGCGCCAGTGGAACGTCAACTGGGATATCCGACAG